TCCTGTGAGCGGTTAGACCCTCTTTGGGGAGTTAGCGGTCCGGGGCATCACTCACCGCTGTCACCAGCAGTTTCCGGGGCTTCACCGGGGATACGATCCCGACTCGTAGAGTGCGCTCCGCCGGCGTTTCTGTGGAAGAGAGAATTGAAAGTGGGTGTCGTGGGGCAGCGGCACGAACGACTTGGAGTCGGTCCGCTTTCGCGCCGGGCATGGCCGTATCACACGGTTGGACAAGCCGCGCCAGAGCCCGGGTCGACGCCTGTCTCGTACGTGCCGTTAGAGGGTACGTCGACGGAAGAGATATAGATTCGGCTGGTAACAATGTTCATCAACGAACTACCATAGTAGAACCCGACTGCTCCCGAGAATTATCAGTATCCTATCCGAATCCGGTGCCGTGCGTCGCCGCAAGCATCTCGCCCTCACAGCCGGCTTGGCTGCCATGGCCGACTGCTCGGAGGACGGGCCACCCGCCCCGGCGTCGTTCGAAGTCGCCAGCCTGGATGCGCCGGCGACGATCGACACGCAGTCTGAAGCGGCGGCCACGGTGTCCGTCGGATCCTTTCTCCCGTTGCTGTAGTGGCGGAGACGTTGGTCTATTCCGAAACGACTTCGCGTTGAACACATGGCCACACCGTTGTACGTGGTGAGTACGCGAATCCAACTCGCAAATAGCTATATCCGAGTGCATCAACCAGGGCGAGTTAGCCATTATCTGCCATACAAAACGCCACGGTGAGTCGGTTGGATCTCCGGTGACAGTATCGACGAATCCCCCAGAGGGAACTGTATCGGTCGGGGGCGAGCCCCGAATCACGAGGCGACCATGCAGATCAGACATGAGCATAATCGCTGAGCTTACGATCCCGACATCGGAGTTCGCGCTTGGGCAGACACTACAGGCGATACCCGACATCACAGTCGAGTTCGAGCGGGTCGTCACCCATAGCCAGGAGTGGGTAATGCCGTTCCTCTGGGTGAAAACGGACGATATGGAAACCGTACACCGCGAGATCACCGCCGATCCCACGGTAGAAGAGGCCACCGTCGCCGACCAGTTCGACGGGGTCGTTCTCTACCAGATCCGCTGGAGTGCGGAGATCCGAGAGTTGATCAACGCGATCTTCGACCAGTCCGGCGTCCTGATAGAGGGGACTGCCAACGCGTCCAACTGGGACATACTGGTGCAGTTCGACAATCACCAGAGCCTCGGCAAGATCAAGGAGTACTTCCAGCCGGGACGGACTGCATTCACGCTGGAGCGACTCTATTCGCCCGAGACACCACGGGAGGTGGAGTTCAATCTCACGGCTGCCCAGCGGGATACGCTCGTCATGGCGATCGAACGGGGCTTCTTCGAGGTTCCCCGGGAAACGACGCTAGAGGACCTCGCCTCGGAGCTGGATATCACCAGCACCGCCGTCTCGGAGCGTCTCCGCCGGGCGATCTGCACGCTGGGGAAGAACGCGCTGAGTATCGAGGACGAGATCGAGTAGGGACGGTCAGGCCGACCGGATAAACCCCTTGAGTGAGACGGCCACGGACTGTTCGCTACGGAGGGTGTACTGCAGACCGTAGTAATGGCCCGCAAGAACGACCCTGTAGAGATCAGTAGCCTCGCCCCGACGGGAGAATCCAGTGCTGAGCACCGTATCGAGTGTACCGACGACGCGTGTCTGTACCGTCTTTCCGACACGGAGAAGCCGAGTGAGGGAGTCGCCACCGCGGTCAACACCCACCTCGAACGCACCGGGCTTGATCTATCGCTCGCTGAGCAGACGCCGCTCTACGACGCTATCGACCCCGACGCGTTGAATAGCCTCTTTTCGCCCCGCGACGCCCCAACGCAACAGATCTCGTTTTCCTATCACGGGTATAAAGTAAGGGTCACCGGTGACGGAGTGATCTTTCTGGACAGAGGGGACGACATCGGAAGTAGACGGTAGGGATATCGCCCCTTCTTCCGGATCGTATCTCTCACTGGACTAGCCGTGTGCGGAGGCTTCTCAACGAACACCTGACTCGACGGGGCCGTTACGCTCGCACCATCCGAACTGGAGATTCGGATCCATTACCGGATCGTCACCCACGAACTCGCTGAAATCATCCGGCTGGGCGTCATCCCTGCCGGTTGGATTGCTGTTCGGAGAAGCCTGCTTGTGATACGACCGTGCCGATGATACTTGGATCGGGAGAATGGAACCGGAGGGAGTCTATCAAGCCGAAGACCCATTCGGACTGTTGACGAGAACCCATTTATCACTACGGATTCAACCCGTTAGCTATGGCGGAAACGCTCACAGCCCTCTCCCAGCGGAACGAAACGTTCTGGATCGGTTTGGTCGTATTCCTTCTCGGGGTGGCGACGCCGGAGAATCTCCTGCTCGGAGGTGTTGCGCTCTCGAGGGCGCTGATCGTGCTTGGTGGAGGAATCCTTCTGGTGAGGCTCTTTGTCGGTGTCTATAGAATCCTCAAGACGACGGCGGAGGCAGGGACGGACGGATATCGTGATGGGAAGCGTCCCGACGAGTAGACGAACCGTCTCTACCGTCCTCGGAGACCGACGGAATCGTGCGAATTTCGAAGCCTCAGACGGTTAACTTCCTGTTAACTGATAACTACAGCGTCTCAGGTAGATTCATTTCTGCGCGCTAATTATCGGCGACCATGAAGTGGACGACGTTGCTCGCGGTCGGATTATTCGTTCTTGCCTGGCTCATGATGATTTATCGATCACGGAAAGATAGCTGGCATACGAGCCGAATCGTCGGGATGTTTGTTTTCCTCGCTGGTGCTACCTGTGGAGTGTTTCTTGACAACTTGCTTTCCGCCGAGTCGTCGCTTCTTCCGTGGATAGAACCTATCTCAGCCGTAATTATGCTCGTCGGGCTATACATCGCGTGGGGTTGGAAATCCGAAGGGGACAACCCTCAGACACAATAGATGCAAGCTCCGTATCCACCGTCGTCGGAGACGACGGATTCGGCGCGGACTTTCGAGGCCTCAGACGGTTGATCTCTTGTTTAGCGTAGCCGGCAGAGCAGAACCAGCATACGGCATCGGGATCCGTCTTCTCATCGATAGATCAACGTCCCGACAGTGGCCGGACTAGTTGCGGACATGGTGGTGGGTGTACGCCTGCGCCGCACTCGGTTCCTACGGGCCGTCGTGGTCGTGGTGGCGCGAGGCGTCGCGTTCGACGCCGTGGAACTCGAAGCGCGCGCCGCCGGCGTCGCTCTCCGTGAGCGTGATGTCCCAGCCGTGTGCCGACGCGATATCGTGGACGATGTTCAACCCGAACCCGGTGCCCTCGTCGTGCGTCGTGTACCCCACGTCGAACACCTGGTCGCGGTCCGCTTCGGGGATCCCCGGCCCGTTGTCCGCGACGAAAAACCCGTCGTCGAGCACGCCGACCGTCACCGTCACGTCCGCGCCGCCGTGCTGTCTCGCGTTCCGGAAGAGGTTCTCCAGAAGCTGGCCGAGTCGGCTCGGGTCACACGCCACCGTCCCGAGGCCGTCCTGGGTGTGGAGTGTCGCCGAATCCGTGCCCGCAACCCCCCAG
The Halostella litorea DNA segment above includes these coding regions:
- a CDS encoding HalOD1 output domain-containing protein, translating into MARKNDPVEISSLAPTGESSAEHRIECTDDACLYRLSDTEKPSEGVATAVNTHLERTGLDLSLAEQTPLYDAIDPDALNSLFSPRDAPTQQISFSYHGYKVRVTGDGVIFLDRGDDIGSRR
- a CDS encoding helix-turn-helix domain-containing protein, with protein sequence MSIIAELTIPTSEFALGQTLQAIPDITVEFERVVTHSQEWVMPFLWVKTDDMETVHREITADPTVEEATVADQFDGVVLYQIRWSAEIRELINAIFDQSGVLIEGTANASNWDILVQFDNHQSLGKIKEYFQPGRTAFTLERLYSPETPREVEFNLTAAQRDTLVMAIERGFFEVPRETTLEDLASELDITSTAVSERLRRAICTLGKNALSIEDEIE